A single window of Paramormyrops kingsleyae isolate MSU_618 unplaced genomic scaffold, PKINGS_0.4 ups45, whole genome shotgun sequence DNA harbors:
- the LOC140586369 gene encoding probable ATP-dependent RNA helicase DDX4 isoform X12 yields METLFAARAPSLTLTRSSKHCHGAQVLNTVGETMEDWEEDNQDTSGGNIVNNAPISSWNSGDYQSKSHGSLNGSESSSWNSSGGSFGGSGRGSGRGSRGGGGGYRGSSASGPQVYNEDSCDGDGENNGGSFEGGGRGSRGRSGGGGYRGRDEEVFSDAKGPKVIYVPPLPPEEESSIFAHYETGINFDTYNDMLVEISGHNPPPAIVSFEEAALCESSSRNVMKSGYVKPTPVQKYSIPIAKAGRDLMACAQTGSGKTAAFLLPILQQLMTDGVAANRFSKIQEPEVIIGAPTSELINQINLEARKFAYGTYVWPVVYGGISTGYTICKVFRGCNVLCGTPGCLLDIIGKGKVGLSKIRYLVLDEADRMLDMGFEPDMRRLVSSPGMPPKEQWQTLMFSATFPDDIQKLAADFFKVDYLFLAVGQVGGACSDVEQNLIQVSQFSKRGQLLELLNTTGTERTMVFVETKRKADFIAVFLCQENISTTSIHGDRERREREQALGDFRSGKCPVLVATSVATRGLDIEHVQHVVNFDLPTNIDEYVHRIGRTGRCGNTGRAVSFFDPECDTPLARSLVKVLSRAQQEVPSWLEDIAFSAHGTTGFNPRGKAFASVDTRKGGSFQKEEKLQPITQSPAATANDDDEVWD; encoded by the exons ATGGAGACGCTTTTTGCGGCTCGCGCTCCCTCGCTCACCCTCACGCGCAGTTCAAAGCACTGTCACGG GGCACAGGTTCTGAA CACAGTTGGTGAAACCATGGAGGATTGGGAAGAAGACAACCAG GACACTTCTGGAGGCAACATTGTAAATAATG CTCCCATAAGCTCATGGAACAGTGGTGATTACCAGAGTAAAAGTCATGGGAGCCTTAACG GCAGTGAAAGCAGTTCTTGGAACAGTTCTGGAGGCAGCTTTGGCGGGAGTGGAAGGGGCAGTG gtAGGGGCTCgaggggaggaggtggagggtACAGGGGCTCCAGTGCCTCAG GACCTCAAGTGTACAATGAGGACAGTTGTGATGGAGATGGTGAAAATAATG GGGGCTCCTTTGAGGGTGGAGGAAGAGGCAGTAGAGGGAGATCTGGAGGGGGAG GATATCGAGGAAGAGATGAGGAAGTGTTTTCTGATGCAAAAG GTCCAAAGGTTATTTATGtacctcctctccctcctgaaGAGGAGAGCTCTATTTTTGCCCACTATGAAACGGGTATCAACTTTGACACATATAATGACATGCTGGTGGAGATCAGCGGGCACAACCCACCACCGGCCATTGTG TCATTTGAAGAGGCCGCGCTCTGCGAGTCATCGAGCAGGAACGTCATGAAATCGGGCTACGTGAAGCCCACGCCGGTCCAGAAGTACAGCATCCCTATCGCCAAGGCGGGACGTGACTTAATGGCATGTGCGCAAACCGGTTCTGGGAAGACG GCTGCCTTCCTGCTGCCCATACTCCAGCAGCTGATGACAGACGGGGTGGCAGCCAACCGCTTCAGCAAGATCCAGGAGCCTGAGGTCATCATCGGGGCCCCAACCAGCGAGCTCATCAACCAAATCAATTTGGAGGCTAGAAAGTTTGCCTATGG GACATACGTGTGGCCTGTCGTCTATGGGGGCATCAGCACAGGCTACACCATATGCAAGGTGTTCCGTGGCTGCAATGTGCTGTGTGGCACTCCTGGCTGCTTGCTGGACATTATTGGCAAAGGAAAG GTGGGACTGAGCAAGATTCGCTACTTGGTGCTGGATGAGGCCGATCGCATGCTGGACATGGGATTCGAGCCAGACATGCGCCGGCTGGTGTCCTCCCCTGGCATGCCCCCCAAAGAGCAGTGGCAGACCCTCATGTTCAGCGCCACCTTTCCTGATGACATCCAGAA GCTTGCTGCCGACTTCTTTAAGGTTGACTACCTCTTCCTGGCTGTTGGGCAAGTCGGTGGTGCCTGCAGTGATGTGGAGCAGAACCTAATTCAGGTCTCCCAATTCTCAAAGAGGGGTCAGCTTCTGGAGCTGCTGAACACAACCG gcaCAGAGCGCACAATGGTGTTTGTAGAGACGAAGAGAAAAGCGGATTTTATCGCAGTATTTCTGTGTCAGGAGAACATATCAACTACAAGCATTCATGG TGACCGGGAGCGGAGAGAGCGGGAACAAGCCCTGGGTGACTTCCGCTCCGGGAAATGTCCTGTCCTGGTGGCCACTTCCGTCGCCACACGGGGTCTGGACATTGAGCACGTCCAGCACGTGGTCAACTTTGACCTCCCGACTAACATCGACGAGTACGTGCACCGCATTGGCCGGACGGGCCGCTGTGGGAACACGGGCAGAGCGGTGTCATTCTTCGACCCCGAGTGCGACACCCCACTGGCTCGCTCCCTGGTGAAGGTCCTCTCCAGG GCCCAGCAGGAAGTACCGTCTTGGCTGGAAGACATAGCATTCAGCGCACATGGGACAACTGGCTTTAATCCACGTGGGAAGGCCTTCGCTTCTGTCGATACACGCAAA GGAGGTTCGTTTCAGAAGGAGGAGAAGCTGCAGCCCATCACCCAGAGCCCAGcagccactgccaatgacgacgaCGAAGTATGGGATTGA
- the LOC140586369 gene encoding probable ATP-dependent RNA helicase DDX4 isoform X8, translated as METLFAARAPSLTLTRSSKHCHGAQVLNTVGETMEDWEEDNQDTSGGNIVNNAPISSWNSGDYQSKSHGSLNGSESSSWNSSGGSFGGSGRGSGRGSRGGGGGYRGSSASGPQVYNEDSCDGDGENNGGGGSRGGSRGGFSSAPSGGSFEGGGRGSRGRSGGGGYRGRDEEVFSDAKGPKVIYVPPLPPEEESSIFAHYETGINFDTYNDMLVEISGHNPPPAIVSFEEAALCESSSRNVMKSGYVKPTPVQKYSIPIAKAGRDLMACAQTGSGKTAAFLLPILQQLMTDGVAANRFSKIQEPEVIIGAPTSELINQINLEARKFAYGTYVWPVVYGGISTGYTICKVFRGCNVLCGTPGCLLDIIGKGKVGLSKIRYLVLDEADRMLDMGFEPDMRRLVSSPGMPPKEQWQTLMFSATFPDDIQKLAADFFKVDYLFLAVGQVGGACSDVEQNLIQVSQFSKRGQLLELLNTTGTERTMVFVETKRKADFIAVFLCQENISTTSIHGDRERREREQALGDFRSGKCPVLVATSVATRGLDIEHVQHVVNFDLPTNIDEYVHRIGRTGRCGNTGRAVSFFDPECDTPLARSLVKVLSRAQQEVPSWLEDIAFSAHGTTGFNPRGKAFASVDTRKGGSFQKEEKLQPITQSPAATANDDDEVWD; from the exons ATGGAGACGCTTTTTGCGGCTCGCGCTCCCTCGCTCACCCTCACGCGCAGTTCAAAGCACTGTCACGG GGCACAGGTTCTGAA CACAGTTGGTGAAACCATGGAGGATTGGGAAGAAGACAACCAG GACACTTCTGGAGGCAACATTGTAAATAATG CTCCCATAAGCTCATGGAACAGTGGTGATTACCAGAGTAAAAGTCATGGGAGCCTTAACG GCAGTGAAAGCAGTTCTTGGAACAGTTCTGGAGGCAGCTTTGGCGGGAGTGGAAGGGGCAGTG gtAGGGGCTCgaggggaggaggtggagggtACAGGGGCTCCAGTGCCTCAG GACCTCAAGTGTACAATGAGGACAGTTGTGATGGAGATGGTGAAAATAATG GAGGTGGGGGGTCACGTGGTGGCAGCAGAGGAGGGTTCAGCAGTGCCCCCTCAG GGGGCTCCTTTGAGGGTGGAGGAAGAGGCAGTAGAGGGAGATCTGGAGGGGGAG GATATCGAGGAAGAGATGAGGAAGTGTTTTCTGATGCAAAAG GTCCAAAGGTTATTTATGtacctcctctccctcctgaaGAGGAGAGCTCTATTTTTGCCCACTATGAAACGGGTATCAACTTTGACACATATAATGACATGCTGGTGGAGATCAGCGGGCACAACCCACCACCGGCCATTGTG TCATTTGAAGAGGCCGCGCTCTGCGAGTCATCGAGCAGGAACGTCATGAAATCGGGCTACGTGAAGCCCACGCCGGTCCAGAAGTACAGCATCCCTATCGCCAAGGCGGGACGTGACTTAATGGCATGTGCGCAAACCGGTTCTGGGAAGACG GCTGCCTTCCTGCTGCCCATACTCCAGCAGCTGATGACAGACGGGGTGGCAGCCAACCGCTTCAGCAAGATCCAGGAGCCTGAGGTCATCATCGGGGCCCCAACCAGCGAGCTCATCAACCAAATCAATTTGGAGGCTAGAAAGTTTGCCTATGG GACATACGTGTGGCCTGTCGTCTATGGGGGCATCAGCACAGGCTACACCATATGCAAGGTGTTCCGTGGCTGCAATGTGCTGTGTGGCACTCCTGGCTGCTTGCTGGACATTATTGGCAAAGGAAAG GTGGGACTGAGCAAGATTCGCTACTTGGTGCTGGATGAGGCCGATCGCATGCTGGACATGGGATTCGAGCCAGACATGCGCCGGCTGGTGTCCTCCCCTGGCATGCCCCCCAAAGAGCAGTGGCAGACCCTCATGTTCAGCGCCACCTTTCCTGATGACATCCAGAA GCTTGCTGCCGACTTCTTTAAGGTTGACTACCTCTTCCTGGCTGTTGGGCAAGTCGGTGGTGCCTGCAGTGATGTGGAGCAGAACCTAATTCAGGTCTCCCAATTCTCAAAGAGGGGTCAGCTTCTGGAGCTGCTGAACACAACCG gcaCAGAGCGCACAATGGTGTTTGTAGAGACGAAGAGAAAAGCGGATTTTATCGCAGTATTTCTGTGTCAGGAGAACATATCAACTACAAGCATTCATGG TGACCGGGAGCGGAGAGAGCGGGAACAAGCCCTGGGTGACTTCCGCTCCGGGAAATGTCCTGTCCTGGTGGCCACTTCCGTCGCCACACGGGGTCTGGACATTGAGCACGTCCAGCACGTGGTCAACTTTGACCTCCCGACTAACATCGACGAGTACGTGCACCGCATTGGCCGGACGGGCCGCTGTGGGAACACGGGCAGAGCGGTGTCATTCTTCGACCCCGAGTGCGACACCCCACTGGCTCGCTCCCTGGTGAAGGTCCTCTCCAGG GCCCAGCAGGAAGTACCGTCTTGGCTGGAAGACATAGCATTCAGCGCACATGGGACAACTGGCTTTAATCCACGTGGGAAGGCCTTCGCTTCTGTCGATACACGCAAA GGAGGTTCGTTTCAGAAGGAGGAGAAGCTGCAGCCCATCACCCAGAGCCCAGcagccactgccaatgacgacgaCGAAGTATGGGATTGA